A portion of the Bacillus sp. es.034 genome contains these proteins:
- a CDS encoding ABC transporter ATP-binding protein: MNVIEIHSLTKNYGKFRGISDISFHVEEGEIFGFIGPNGAGKSTTIRTLLSLIHPSGGKATIFGMDCIESAPEIAKEVGYLPSEVFYYDNMKVIDLLKYSASFYKKDCTKRIKELADMLNLDLTKKIDDLSLGNKKKVGIIQGLLHEPKLIILDEPTSGLDPLMQQKFFELLQAENKRGATILFSSHILSEVQRMCDRVAIIKEGRIVQVEKISTLKENNHKKFKIETKGDVEPSYFEVDGVSNLEIKDRQVSFLFRGDINKVMKKIADIEISNLWIEEPDLEEIFMHYYEKEA; encoded by the coding sequence ATGAACGTGATTGAGATTCATTCATTGACTAAAAACTATGGGAAATTCAGGGGGATCAGCGACATCAGTTTCCATGTAGAAGAAGGGGAGATCTTTGGGTTCATCGGACCAAATGGTGCTGGGAAATCAACGACCATCCGGACTCTTCTTTCATTGATCCATCCGTCCGGAGGCAAGGCGACGATCTTCGGTATGGACTGTATTGAATCTGCCCCTGAAATTGCAAAGGAAGTGGGATACCTGCCTTCTGAAGTATTTTATTATGACAATATGAAAGTGATAGATCTTCTTAAGTATTCTGCCAGCTTTTATAAAAAGGATTGTACAAAAAGAATCAAAGAATTGGCCGATATGTTAAATCTGGACTTAACGAAGAAGATTGATGATCTTTCCCTTGGTAATAAGAAGAAGGTTGGAATCATCCAGGGTTTGCTTCATGAACCTAAGCTGATTATATTGGATGAACCTACTTCAGGATTGGATCCCCTCATGCAGCAGAAATTCTTTGAATTGCTACAAGCTGAAAATAAGAGAGGAGCGACTATCTTATTTTCATCACATATATTGAGTGAAGTTCAGAGAATGTGTGATCGGGTGGCAATCATCAAAGAAGGAAGGATCGTTCAAGTTGAGAAAATCAGTACTTTAAAAGAAAATAATCATAAAAAATTCAAAATAGAGACGAAAGGGGATGTCGAACCTTCTTACTTTGAGGTGGATGGCGTAAGCAACCTGGAAATAAAAGACCGCCAAGTCAGCTTCCTGTTCAGGGGGGATATCAACAAGGTCATGAAGAAAATTGCTGATATCGAGATATCGAATCTATGGATCGAGGAGCCTGATTTAGAAGAAATCTTTATGCACTATTATGAAAAGGAGGCTTGA
- a CDS encoding TetR/AcrR family transcriptional regulator codes for MFKSLNIDPEKEDRIIRAATRVFAENGYEKASTNAIVKEAKISKGILFHYFNSKKELYISLYEHLSDLFTEKIYERLDWNELDIFVTIRSVAMIKFELFSVYPDLINFLTSAFSEEAPEVKDDIEKYKTRMVESSFATLFSNVDTSKFKEGIDINKSIQVIYWTFEGMANQQQQKAKLLSVDEINQEEVLAEIDAYIELLKISFYK; via the coding sequence TTGTTTAAGTCGTTGAACATCGATCCGGAGAAAGAAGATCGAATCATTAGAGCCGCAACCCGGGTTTTCGCAGAAAATGGTTATGAAAAAGCATCGACAAATGCCATCGTAAAGGAAGCGAAGATTTCCAAGGGGATTCTGTTTCATTATTTTAATAGCAAAAAGGAACTGTATATTTCTCTTTATGAACATCTATCGGATTTATTTACAGAAAAAATATATGAAAGACTTGACTGGAATGAGCTTGATATTTTCGTTACGATCCGCTCAGTGGCAATGATCAAATTCGAATTATTTTCTGTCTATCCTGATCTGATCAATTTCCTTACCAGCGCCTTCTCAGAAGAAGCTCCTGAAGTAAAAGACGATATTGAGAAGTATAAAACGAGGATGGTGGAGAGTAGCTTTGCCACTTTATTCTCCAATGTCGATACTTCCAAATTCAAAGAAGGGATCGACATAAATAAATCGATCCAGGTTATTTATTGGACATTCGAAGGAATGGCCAATCAACAACAGCAGAAAGCAAAATTACTATCGGTAGATGAAATCAATCAAGAAGAGGTGCTGGCGGAAATCGATGCCTATATCGAATTGTTGAAGATTTCGTTTTACAAATAG
- the crcB gene encoding fluoride efflux transporter CrcB, translating into MIVHGMMVAIGGFFGAMSRFGISRLFKKYYHSDFPYATLFVNLVGSFLLGYVIGSGISEAGILLLGTGFLGSFTTFSTFKLENIHFHADKKWKSLITYLLLTYTIGILFAFWGMALGRV; encoded by the coding sequence ATGATAGTCCATGGTATGATGGTCGCAATAGGAGGGTTCTTTGGCGCCATGTCCCGCTTTGGAATCAGCCGTTTGTTCAAGAAATATTATCACTCTGATTTTCCATATGCAACCTTATTCGTCAATCTGGTAGGATCATTTCTTCTTGGGTATGTAATCGGCTCAGGAATTTCAGAAGCAGGCATTCTTCTCCTTGGTACTGGTTTTCTTGGATCCTTTACGACTTTTTCCACGTTCAAATTGGAAAATATTCATTTTCATGCCGATAAAAAATGGAAGTCCCTGATTACTTATCTCCTGCTAACCTACACAATTGGTATTTTATTCGCTTTTTGGGGGATGGCTTTAGGCAGAGTGTAA
- the crcB gene encoding fluoride efflux transporter CrcB, translated as MIYILVGAAGMVGALLRYYLGIVAGGWWDYTFPLGTFLANMIGSFILGYVTMYVFRRKKIHSMAATAIGTGMIGSFTTFSTFSVETVNLVTHSHLFTALIYVVGSVLGGLMMSWAGFKIGKQQYKLYERKGV; from the coding sequence ATGATCTATATATTAGTTGGAGCAGCTGGTATGGTGGGTGCACTGCTGCGCTATTATCTTGGGATAGTTGCCGGTGGATGGTGGGATTATACATTTCCTTTAGGAACGTTTCTAGCCAATATGATTGGAAGCTTCATATTGGGATATGTCACAATGTACGTATTTCGTAGGAAGAAGATTCATTCAATGGCAGCCACAGCCATTGGGACAGGGATGATTGGATCTTTCACCACCTTTTCCACATTCAGTGTCGAAACCGTCAACCTTGTGACCCATTCACACCTGTTTACAGCGCTTATTTATGTAGTAGGAAGTGTGCTCGGTGGCCTAATGATGTCATGGGCAGGTTTTAAGATTGGAAAGCAACAATACAAACTGTATGAGCGAAAGGGGGTCTAA
- the mgtE gene encoding magnesium transporter, producing MTLAMTENEISLAIIQSLKDGKKNIFLDIIEELQPYDIAQQYLHIPPKHRNKFLLYLPLEELTEFIQEIEREDQLLVLEKLGIEKSTKVLDLMENDNLATLLTDLEPEKIEELLSEMNQAESQVVQNLMTYQPETAGRIMNNRYVWIPKHYTVREAVDKLKHFAELAEYLNYLYVIDEEKKLIGVISYKDLLLGELFDKIEDIMYSRVVKVDVHTDQEEVAKLISRYDFITLPVIEEDGRLVGVITVDDIIDVVIQEANEDIEKLSASGKSIDFTTKPFVAAYRRLPWLILLLFIGLVSGSIIDKFSATLEQVVALAFFMPMIAGMTGNTGTQSLAVVVRGLVSNDLDVKQVIKLVFRELWVGIIIGVTCAVMIALIAFVWQGNIVLGLVVGSSLLITLIIGTLAGTIIPLILYKFNVDPAVASGPLITTINDILSLLIYFGIATMFISKLM from the coding sequence ATGACATTAGCCATGACGGAAAATGAAATCAGCCTTGCCATCATCCAAAGCTTGAAAGATGGGAAGAAAAACATTTTTTTAGATATTATCGAAGAGCTACAGCCATACGATATCGCTCAACAATATTTACATATCCCGCCCAAGCACCGAAATAAATTTCTTCTGTATTTACCTCTTGAAGAACTAACGGAATTCATTCAGGAGATCGAAAGAGAAGACCAGTTGCTCGTTCTGGAAAAGCTCGGGATAGAGAAATCAACGAAGGTCCTCGACTTGATGGAAAATGACAACCTTGCCACATTACTGACGGACTTAGAGCCCGAGAAGATAGAGGAATTGCTATCAGAGATGAATCAGGCAGAGTCTCAGGTGGTTCAAAATCTCATGACCTACCAACCGGAGACAGCCGGCCGGATCATGAACAACCGTTATGTCTGGATACCTAAACATTATACGGTCCGTGAAGCGGTTGATAAACTGAAACATTTTGCAGAACTCGCCGAATATTTGAACTATCTCTATGTTATCGACGAAGAGAAGAAATTGATAGGGGTCATTTCCTACAAGGATTTATTACTTGGAGAGCTATTCGATAAAATTGAAGATATCATGTACAGCCGTGTGGTAAAAGTGGATGTCCATACGGATCAGGAAGAAGTGGCCAAATTGATCAGCCGTTATGATTTCATCACACTTCCGGTTATTGAAGAAGACGGAAGGCTGGTTGGGGTCATCACTGTGGACGACATCATTGATGTTGTCATTCAAGAAGCCAATGAGGATATCGAGAAGTTATCTGCATCAGGTAAATCCATCGACTTTACAACCAAACCATTTGTAGCAGCCTATCGCCGGTTGCCGTGGCTTATTTTACTACTATTCATCGGACTTGTATCGGGAAGTATCATAGACAAATTTTCAGCCACTCTGGAACAGGTTGTGGCGCTTGCATTCTTTATGCCGATGATTGCGGGGATGACCGGGAACACGGGTACCCAATCATTGGCCGTCGTCGTCAGGGGCCTTGTCTCGAATGATTTGGATGTAAAACAGGTCATTAAGCTTGTCTTCCGGGAATTATGGGTAGGCATCATCATCGGTGTGACATGTGCCGTCATGATTGCCCTGATCGCCTTTGTATGGCAGGGGAATATTGTCCTTGGCCTCGTGGTGGGAAGCTCCTTACTGATTACGTTAATCATCGGGACTTTGGCAGGAACTATCATCCCCCTCATTCTGTACAAGTTTAACGTAGATCCGGCCGTTGCTTCCGGCCCCTTGATCACAACGATCAATGATATCCTTTCCCTTCTCATTTATTTTGGAATTGCCACCATGTTTATTTCGAAATTGATGTAA